The window CGTAAACGCATTTGGTGGCCATCGACAGACCAATACAGGTAGCAACGTAGGCTCCGCCGCCGTAACCGCTGGCGTGCGTTTCAAATGGTAGTGCCGGCACGTGATGTGATGACTGTATATAGGCGTCGTTGACCGGACAATGATCTATCTTTTCGAAAACGTCATCGATCTGGCTGCTGCAATGCGGCAGGCATCCGAAATAGATGAACTGAACCGGTCTTTTCGGACACTCGTGGCCCGACTTGGGCCGTTTGCTCATGCTGCGGGGACAGTCCACAAGACCAGGCTTGGTGAGCGCTACCTGATCGACACGACCTATCCTGAACAATGGCTGGAACACTACGTCCGGAATAATTACCAGAAGATTGATCCCGTCATAGATCCCGTCAGCCACGGCCTGACGCCCTATGACTGGAAGCAGGTCTATATCCGGAATGCAGACCAGCGAAAAATAATGAATGAATTCAGGGATATTGGTTTTCAGACTGGGCACGCCATCCCGTTTTACTTAACCCCGAGCATACTACTTCTGGTGAGTGTGGCTTCCCCTGAAAAAGAGATCGACTTCCGAACGCAAGCACTGCTTCAACTGATTGTTGGTCAATATCACACGCGTTATTGTCAACTCGCCAAACTGCTGGCTCATGATGACCGCCCGCTTGTGACAGAGCGAGAGCAAGAATGTCTCCTTTGGGTTGCTCAGGGCAAGGACACAACCGAGATCGGTTCCATTCTTTCGATAAGCGACAATACCGTCAAGCATCATCTAAAGAACCTGATGCAGAAACTTGGGTGCCACAATCGTGTGCAGGCTGTCGTACGCGCCATTCAACTTGGCCTGATACATCCATGATGTGTATGGACAACTCAACTGAAACATATTGTAACATATCGACTACCCGGATGGGTAGTAGGCCATATTTATCAAGATTCTAGAATGCGGAGATCGCGAACTTTGTGGTCTTTGTGTTCATGCTTTCACCGCTCGTCCACTTCATGTCCGGTCTGCCACGCTCAGGTTCGACCCTGCTAGCCGCAATCCTACGCCAGAATCCGGTTGTAGCCGAAGCGGGGTATATTTCTCCCGTTGCACCAATGATCGTTAAACTCACCTCAGTCATGGTCGAGGGAGAATACCAGACCGAATTTGACACCAAAACCCGCGATCGTGTCCTGCAGGGCGTGCTGCTGAACTATTACGGCAAGCTGTCAGCGCCCGAAGGTCAACAACCGATGATCATTGATAACAGCCGCATCTGGTGCACCCGTCTCGGACTGGCAAACGCACTCTTTCCCGGTTCCAAAGTCATCTGCTGCGTAAGGGACCCGGTCTGGATTATTGATTCTTTCGAGCGCCTCATTCAGAAAAATCCGCTGCTGGGATCAAAAATCGTGCCCATCGAACGCCGGGGCAATCTTTACAGCCGCATAGACTACATCCTTGCGGCAGACGGTCCGTTCGGCTTCTGCTGGCGAGCCTTCAACGAAGCCTATCATGGTGATATGGCGCATAATCTTATTATCGTCGATTATGACCGTCTGGTGAACGATCCAGCCGGGACGATGGCCATCCTCACCGATGCACTCCAGCTTCCTGCATGGAGCTACGATTTTGAACGCGTACAGTTCGAAGAACCTGTTGCATTCGACCAGAACCTGAATTCGCCCGGTCAGCATATCGTGCGTGAGCGGGTTGGGGCTATACCCCGGAGACTGTCTATTCCTCCCGAAATTGCTTCCCGGTTGGCAGGTGGTACTTTCTGGCGTGATCCCCGCAAAAATCCGGGTGGAGCTACGATCATTGCCTGAGTCCTCCCCGCCTGGGATCGTGGCGACAATCGGCCCTGTTTCTGCAAATCATGAAATGCTGCTGGCCCTTTCTGGTGCGGGCATGACCATGGCGAGGTTGAACGGATCCCATAACACAAGCGAATGGCATCGGCGAACAATCAGGCTGATAAAGGAAACTTTACCCGGCGTTCCTATCCTTCTGGACATTCCAGGCAGGAAGATTAGGACAGTGCCTCTGGTTCATGAACCAACGTTCAGGGCCGGGGATGTCATTATCCTGACCACTGACCGCCAGCATGACGGTTCAATCAAAATACCGGTCAATTTCAAGCAGTTTCATGAATTCATAATACCTGGCTTCGAGATCCAGGCCGATGACGGTCATCTATCATTCACCGTGGAAAAAGTACGCGGGTGCGACGTGCATATCCGGGCAAAAGTCGATGGTGTACTGCGGAGCCGCAAAGGCGTGAATGTGCCGCAGGCTCGCTTCGAACGCCCATTGGTCACAGAGCATGACCGTGAAATGATGGCTTTCGCCCACGAAAATGACGTGGACTTTGTTGGCGTCAGTTTCGTGGAAAGCGCGGCGCACGTCGCAGCGATCCGGGAGCTTATAATGCGAGAGCCATTGGGTGTCGTCTCCAAGTTGGAAAACCAGGGAGGGCTGGACCACATGGATGAAATTATCGCCGCATCCAATATGGTGATGATCGACCGCGGTGATCTTGCGGTAGAAACCAGTCCCGAACTGGTATGTCTATTTCAGAAACGCATTTTGACAGCAGCACAAAGACAGAAAACGCCAGTTATCGTAGCGACCGAACTCCTGAACACCATGATCGAGCACCCATACCCCACCAAGGCTGAAATCAGCGATATTACCAACGCAGTTCTGGACGGGGCCAGCTTTCTGATGTTGTCGGGTGAAACGGCGATCGGATCTTATCCAGTGGAGGCAACATCACGTTTGCAGCGAATAGGGCAAGCTGTTAGCGCGTATATACAACACCAGCGCAGTTGATGTTTGATCGCGAACCCTGAGCCAGGTGTGATAACTGGGAACGGACCACGATCAGGCGGCACATACTCGACCAACGGGAACGCGATGATAATTGACTACTTTCGGTCCCATTTGAATCGTCTCGAAAAAACCACCATGCAGTTCCTGATACACCGTGGCTCCGGGTTATCCCAATCTGACTATAGTCTGTGATATAGTCCGCTGTAGCAACGAAGAGAAATGATGCGGCGGTCTTCTCGTATCGGGTTGCGACAGACCGGCATTCCTTAAGCCTGCCCCCAGGTTTTCGATCAGATGCCGGATCGCGGCACGCCGCTGTCCTGGCGTCAGGCCGTCAAGGACTGAAGCAGGCGCGCGCGGAACGGGAAGATCGCCGGTCATAGCTCCTCCAGCCCTTCCGCCACGCAACCTGGGGTCGTGGTGATCTTACCGGTCGAGAGCAGGATCGTCGCCGGACAGGAAAGATCCCAGTTTCCAAGCCCACGTTCCCAGTGTCCATCGATAACCAGGCCGACATGACAGTCTGACCGCTCGTAAAGGCGGACTGCACATTGCGGTATCGGGGGATCATCTTCGGCCTGCGCCAAACGCTGGCGCAGGTGGCGGTTCCAGATGCTTCGGGCCGGGCGCGACCGAGCAAACGTCCGCGAAAGGTCTGCCTTCATCGCCAGACGCGCGATACCCCGATCCGCATAGTCTGAAACAGATCCCATGACCCTCTCCTGTGTGAGATGACCCTGCGCGCAGGATCCGTTCAGCGCCAACCTCTGTGGCACGCCAGCCGTAAATGACGATCATCCCGTGATCGTCGGTGAAGGAGGCGATGCGGCCTGCCAAGTCCTGGCCTCGAGCCATCGAGGCCGCGCGTTGCCCCGCAATCGAAGCGCCACGTAATTCCACATATCCGTCGCCACCCTGGCATAGGCGTTCGGGCATGCGCGCAGGCCTGCATATATCTGGACAAAGCCTGCAGCCCGCGATGCCGTCTGCCCGGTGAGCCGAAAGGATTCACGCTGGCTCACAAGGACATCCCCGGCGATGAACTTGAACGTGGCCCGACGGGCTTGCCCACAGGTTCAGACGAAGCAGGCAATGAGGAGGCCGAAACCCGCGGCGGCCGCTGCGTGCCGTGCGCCTCGGCCTGACCCAGCCATGACGGAGATACCGTCTCCGGCTGTGCCTTCGACCCTGAACCCAGGACTTCGGACAGGCGGCACAAGGGCGCAACGGGAACAGAACCTGCCTGCATTCCTTCCCTGCGGGTCCTCAGGACCGCATTCCAATCCTCTCCCGGCCCCTTCGGAGATACCCGTCCTGACCAGAGACCGACGTCCTGTGCCATCGCAGCGAACTTCCCGGCATAACGATCCCCCTGCAGGTCGTTATCAACGGCAACAACCAGTCGCGCTTCAGGCTGGGAGGCGACCTGCATCATGACCCTTTTCAGGTTCGCTTCGCTCTCTGGGCTCATGCCGCCACCCGTCGAGGTATAGAGCGTTCCTTTGTGGAAGCGATCGAGTGCAGCAAAGGACAATGCATCAATGGCCGCCTCGGTGACGACAAGGCGCGTCACGGGCGCCTCTCCCCCGTCGGCCCGGAAACCGAAGAGACGCTTGCCAACCCCGCCCGTCGAAAACCCCTTGTAATCCGGCCCCCGCATTTCCATCCCGGTGAACTGCCCGTCCACATCCCGGTGGCCGAACCAGGCGGTTCCGTGCGGGCCTTCCTTCAGCGCCCCCTGCTGTCCGGCAATCGCGACAATATGGTCGGGCAAACCACGGATCTCCGTCAGATAGCGCCATGCAGCCGTCCCCTGCCCGGGTGCGGTGCGACGGTTCCACAGTTCAGCGGGATCGCGCCGCGGTCTGTCAGCGGCTCCCTTCGTACGCTCGACAACTTCGAGCGTCGGGCTCCTGCCGATCAGGGCGCGAAGTTCCTGCCTGACATGACCCAGGTTCTTTGAAGGATCGAGATACTGGACAAGCTTGAAGACATCGCCCTTGCCGTCGCCCTTCGGGTCCCACCAGCCCCTGCCATCGTGATTGACAATAATGGCCTCACTGTCACGGCGAAATTTCAGGTTGCGGGCGGAACGCTGCGCGGTGGCCTGCCGATCCAGCCGGAACCCGGCTTTCTCCAGAACAACGGCGCAGTTTACAGCATTGCGAAGCTCATCAAGTTCTCTTTGCTGTGCTTCTGGGGAAGACGCGTAAGCCATGAAAGACACTCCTTCACGAACAGCATGGGTTGTATTTCAGACCGCTCCGGTATTTACGGTGAGTATTTGAGATGATCGTGCGGAAACACACGACGACCTCTGTATGGTTCGTCGAGATATTGCGTCCTGATATTCCGCGTTGAGGATTTTTATTCTGCGTGAACTGCAAAAGAATACGGGACGCACGAATGGCCGCAGTCTACGCGCAGCAGCAAACGGCATGTGCCCGCGCCACTGCGCACGCATTACCGGGACCATGGATGAGCGGGCACTCACGATGCCAGATACTCCCTGTGGAGGATCTCGTCTGCGCCCACATCATGCGACCGACGAAAAAATAAGGTTCACGAACCCGCTTAAAGGTTGATGGAGAAACAGGAGAGACACAGTTCATCCCCGATGTGGACGGACGACCGGCGTTCCAATATCGGCCGACAGACTTCCCCGATCGCCCACGCCATCAGGTCGGACAGGCCTCACAAGTATTCATGACGGGAACTGGCGCAGAAAAAACCGCATTTTCTTCTCCCTGAACAGGCACAATGCTCCGGGTCGCTGACGACCCGGAACACCACGCGGCCTAAAACGGGATTTCGTCATCCACGTCCTGCGCGCTGGAAGTTGTGGCAGGGGCCGGGCGCTGTGCATTACTCCGCGACGGGCGATTTTCATCAAAACGTCCATCGCCCGTGCTTCGACCATTGGCCAGCACCTTCAGGTTTCCATCAAACCGATCAATGATGATCTCGGTCACATAACGGTCCTGTCCCTGCTGATCGGTCCATTTGCGTGTCTCGAGATGGCCTTCGACATAGACCAGCGTTCCCTTCTGGCACCGACGTTCGATCACGGCTGAAAGGTGATCGTTGAAAGAGACGACACGGTGCCACTGGGTTTTTTCCCGGCGCTCACCGCTCGCGCGATCGGTCCAGGTTTCACTTGTCGCCACGCCGAAGGATGCGATTTTGCCCTCCCCTTCCCTGCGTGCGGCAAGATCCGGATCCCGGCCCAGGTGACCGATGATGATGGCGCGATTGACTGACTGGCTCATGGTCTTGTTCCTTTTTTCCTTCCTGGTCGTCTCCGGCGCCTGCCGGATCTCTGACCTGGTGCGGTCGCGCGGAAGCGGGCCTCAGGCGGCGGGCGCAACCCCTCGGGGCGGCAGTGGTGCGGAAGCCGCGCATGCGGCTTCACGGTGCAGTCCCGACCGCAGGCCTGGGGGTTGCGCCCGACGACGACCGCTTCAGACCGCAAAAACCAGGTCAGAGACCCGGCAGGGGCCGAGGTCATGCTTTTGGATTTTGAATTTTGATTTCTGTTTTATTTTTCTATTTCGCTCATAATCGTGTCATTTATTCTTGTACAATTATGATAGTCGTCCTCGAATTTCCCTGTCTCTACATTGGGAGTTCATCATGGCGGTGATTACTGCGTCGGAAGGACGCATCACCCTGAAGGCCGACTTTCATCCCGAACTGGCAATCCAGGCCCGGCGTTACAGGGGACGTTTTCTCGGCAAGGAAATTGGCTGGTCCTTCCTGCCCGAACATGAGCAGGCGATCCGCCAGCTCTGCCAGACCCTGTATGGCGTGGATGGCACGCCAGATGCATGGCATGACTGCTGCACCGTGCAGGTCGAAGTCGACGAGCAGGATGTCCGGGCACCGCTGTGGCGCCAGTTCAACGCCGATATTTACCTCGGTGGCCGTCACGTTGTCGGCGTTTTTGGTCCACGGCAGGCAGTTCGCACCGGCAGGGGCATAAAATTCCTGCGCGGCCAGCCGCATTGCGCCACCCGGATCGGCGCCTACCACATGGAGGTACCCACCGGCAGCGTTCTGGAAATCCGGAAATATCCGCGTGCCGCACTGGCGTTCCTGGGCAGGTGCCTCGACGGGCATGGCTTGTGGAGGACAACCCAAGACTACACATCTAAACAGGAATCATGATATATACGTCGTTACGCAATTTTCAACTTAGCATTAGGAAAATTGGAATTGATCCATCCGTTAAAGCAATTTCGTCCAGTAAGTTCTTGGGAGGTTTTTGAATCTCTTTGTCGGGACCTATGGAGCAAGATTTGGAATGACCCACATGCAAAAAAAAACGGGCGTCCAGGACAAAAACAAAATGGTGTTGACATTTGGGGGCAGATTAACGGTCGTGGTCCGTATCTCGGGATACAGTGCAAATTAAAAGACATATCTGTAGGGTCGACGCTTTCAAAAAAAGAAATCGAAACAGAAGTAGAAAAAGCAATTCAATTTACCCCACGATTATCGAAACTAATATTTGCGACAACAGCTCCAAATGATGCAAAAACAGAAACAATAGTTAGAGAAATATCTAATAGTAATAAAAATATAGATATAACAATACACGGCTGGGATGATATTGTTAATTATTTAAATATTCACGAAGATATTGCAAAAATATATTATAAAGATTCATATGAAAACAGTTTCGATATAGATAACTATCTATACGATTTTATATGCAAAGAATTATCAATAGAAAGTTTTGAGTATAACGCAAACATTATTCCGTTTAGGCATTATGGAATTGAATTTGAATTTGGTTTCATTTCAAAACTACAGGCATTCCCCCAAAATTTAGATGCATTTTATCATAGAATTGATAAAAGACACATATCAAAAGAGATGTATATCGCTACGAACAAATTACTAGAAGTAATTTCCAAAATAAATAAGCAATTAAACGGAAATCTCGTAGATGTCATAAATAGTGATTATATGAAAATGTATTGGGTTCCGTGTGTGGGTATGGATTATCATGAAAAGGGGGAATTTATAATCGAAAAAAAATGCGAACTTAAATATAATTTGAAAAAACTATTTTATATATTGAACTTTATGATTGCATACACATCTAGAAAAAAAGGCCACTTCCACCAAAATTTTCTTAAGTTTGTTGATTTTATAGATTGTAATGGAGGATTAACTGGTGATCCTCCCCACTCACCCTTCCATATTCCATCAGTCGGCACGATAGAGGAATTAAGAAATATTTAGAGAATATTATGTAATTGCATCCGGAATTGGTACAGTAATGAAGGACGACGCCTACAGGTAACACGTATCTCTCCGACGTATCAGACGAGGAACAACCTCTGATTATCTCATATCTGATCCTAATGTGAGGCAGGAGAACAACGGCATTATGCTCATTGGTCAATAGGATGCGCTACGGGATGACGTGGCATGCCCTGCTGCACGTCCGTCTGCCGTAATCGGCGACCTAATAGGTGTTCAGCCCCAGGGTTTGATGGTGTGGCATTTTCACGCGAGTAGAAGGAAGCATTATGGAACAGATACGTCTTGGCAGCGCCATGACCACGTACGCGGTGCGAACAGCAATACAGCGATCGCAGGCTTCGCACTCGGCGCTGAGCGAGGAATTCGGGATCAATTCAAAAACGGTGGCGAAATGACAGAAGCGTCCTACTGTCGGCGCGTTTTGTAGGTTCGACGCCGGGTGAGTTCGCGCTTGAGCGATGAGAAAAAACTTTCTGCCACGGCATTGTCGTGGCAATTTCTGCGTCAGTTCATCG is drawn from Komagataeibacter xylinus and contains these coding sequences:
- a CDS encoding LuxR C-terminal-related transcriptional regulator, with amino-acid sequence MIYLFENVIDLAAAMRQASEIDELNRSFRTLVARLGPFAHAAGTVHKTRLGERYLIDTTYPEQWLEHYVRNNYQKIDPVIDPVSHGLTPYDWKQVYIRNADQRKIMNEFRDIGFQTGHAIPFYLTPSILLLVSVASPEKEIDFRTQALLQLIVGQYHTRYCQLAKLLAHDDRPLVTEREQECLLWVAQGKDTTEIGSILSISDNTVKHHLKNLMQKLGCHNRVQAVVRAIQLGLIHP
- a CDS encoding sulfotransferase, whose protein sequence is MLSPLVHFMSGLPRSGSTLLAAILRQNPVVAEAGYISPVAPMIVKLTSVMVEGEYQTEFDTKTRDRVLQGVLLNYYGKLSAPEGQQPMIIDNSRIWCTRLGLANALFPGSKVICCVRDPVWIIDSFERLIQKNPLLGSKIVPIERRGNLYSRIDYILAADGPFGFCWRAFNEAYHGDMAHNLIIVDYDRLVNDPAGTMAILTDALQLPAWSYDFERVQFEEPVAFDQNLNSPGQHIVRERVGAIPRRLSIPPEIASRLAGGTFWRDPRKNPGGATIIA
- the pyk gene encoding pyruvate kinase; the protein is MPESSPPGIVATIGPVSANHEMLLALSGAGMTMARLNGSHNTSEWHRRTIRLIKETLPGVPILLDIPGRKIRTVPLVHEPTFRAGDVIILTTDRQHDGSIKIPVNFKQFHEFIIPGFEIQADDGHLSFTVEKVRGCDVHIRAKVDGVLRSRKGVNVPQARFERPLVTEHDREMMAFAHENDVDFVGVSFVESAAHVAAIRELIMREPLGVVSKLENQGGLDHMDEIIAASNMVMIDRGDLAVETSPELVCLFQKRILTAAQRQKTPVIVATELLNTMIEHPYPTKAEISDITNAVLDGASFLMLSGETAIGSYPVEATSRLQRIGQAVSAYIQHQRS
- a CDS encoding DUF3991 and TOPRIM domain-containing protein translates to MAYASSPEAQQRELDELRNAVNCAVVLEKAGFRLDRQATAQRSARNLKFRRDSEAIIVNHDGRGWWDPKGDGKGDVFKLVQYLDPSKNLGHVRQELRALIGRSPTLEVVERTKGAADRPRRDPAELWNRRTAPGQGTAAWRYLTEIRGLPDHIVAIAGQQGALKEGPHGTAWFGHRDVDGQFTGMEMRGPDYKGFSTGGVGKRLFGFRADGGEAPVTRLVVTEAAIDALSFAALDRFHKGTLYTSTGGGMSPESEANLKRVMMQVASQPEARLVVAVDNDLQGDRYAGKFAAMAQDVGLWSGRVSPKGPGEDWNAVLRTRREGMQAGSVPVAPLCRLSEVLGSGSKAQPETVSPSWLGQAEAHGTQRPPRVSASSLPASSEPVGKPVGPRSSSSPGMSL
- the ssb gene encoding single-stranded DNA-binding protein, which translates into the protein MSQSVNRAIIIGHLGRDPDLAARREGEGKIASFGVATSETWTDRASGERREKTQWHRVVSFNDHLSAVIERRCQKGTLVYVEGHLETRKWTDQQGQDRYVTEIIIDRFDGNLKVLANGRSTGDGRFDENRPSRSNAQRPAPATTSSAQDVDDEIPF